The region ACAGAGCAAGCCCGGTGGGGCCTGGCCcgagaggtgggggaggagaacGCACTGTGTGCAGCCAGGAACTCGGGCGGTCCAGCCATCTGCCCTGGAGGCTCAGCAGCCTCAGCACTTGTGATGCACCTGACGTGTACTTAACTAAAAGGGAGACAACCTGACAAAGCCCGTGGGTGTAGCTGGCACAGGGGAATGTGCAGCGGAATGGGGACTGGGACCAGCGGATGCTCAGGATGCAGGAAGATGCCCCCTTGGGAGGTGCCAAGTGGAGCAGCCCTCTGGAGCTTGCAGTTcgtggggctgggctgggtgcAAATGCTCCTGCCTTTTCCCCAACAGTCTCGAGTCCCTGGTcctcctgtgctgggtgctctCAGTGGAAGAACAATGAAAGCCAGGGGCTCCCACCAGGCTGAGAACACATGCTCAGCCTCCTGAGCCCCAGCTTAGACCAGTGACTCCTGCCTGGACACTGAGCTGGGCTGTGACAGGGCTGAGTGACTCTCCCCCTCTTCACCAGGAATTGTTCAAGAACGTCGTGCCCTCTGAGTATCTGGGCTTCACCTGGGGCAAAAGAAACCAGCCTGGACATGAGAACGTGGCACCCACCGTCCGGGCCACCGTGGTGCAGTTCAACAGAGTAGCAAATTGTGTCATGACGTCCTGCCTTGGGGACCCAAACATGACggcccagggcagggccaagGTCCTGGAGCGGTGGATCGAGGTGGCCAGGGTATGCAGGGGGAGACCCTCTCCAGAGCCATGGAACTGCCCCTTCTCCTTGATCAGCTCTCAGGACTGAAGGCTGTACTCTAAGCCCCGGCACAGTTGCTAGGTCCTTCCTGCCAAGGGCCCGCTGACCTTGACTGGCATGTCCCAGTGGTGGGATGCTCACTTCCTCTCTGGCTCCTTCCTGTTTTGAGCAAAATTCCTCCTCCTGGAAGTGTTACTCTTTGGTCCACCTGTACCCTCCCTGGCACCCTGGGCATCTGTCCCACTCAGGAGGGGTGAGTGGAAGGGAGGAGGACTGAAGCCAGAGCAGACAgggctcctgctcccctcccagctcctcctctccctcctcaggaGTGCCAAGCCTTGAGGAACTTTTCCTCCTTGTACGCCATCGTCTCGGCTCTGCAGAGCATGCCCATATACAGACTGAACAAGACCTGGGGGAAAGTGTCCAGGTGGGGAGGCCTCTCCACAGGAGGaccagggggaggagggagctccCACGTGTCTGCCATTGCCCTCTCGTCGGCTGGGGCTTCCTGGGTGGCAGTAAGCCCTGGGCACAGGGCCTGGGTGGGTGTGCAGTGTCCCTGATCCTCACTGGCAACTTAGGCCACCAGTTCTGCTTCAGGACTCAAGTTGCTTAGATGTCACATAGTGGGTTGAACCAAAGTGGAGATTTTCAAGTGTTTGCCATACAGCCACAGAACTCTGTGCCCAGTGGAAACCCTAACTGGTCAAAATACAGCTGCTCCATAGAAAAGGGAGTGGCGGCCCCAGGTGACCAACATGAGAGCCCCCTCTGCAGTCCCATGGCTACGTCAGTGCTTAGAGGACCCCCGCAAAAATCCTCATCCAGGCAGTTTGGATTTTCTAGATTCTCATGGAGAAGGGACTTGCTCTTATGCCCCCTGCCCCATTGTTCCTgagcttctccttcctcctttcccctctcagGAAGAGCTGCCgaaaatttaaaaagctctgTGATGAGGACAACACCCTGAGCTGGGAGCTGCTCATCAAGGTAGAGTGGAGGCTGGAGTGTGGAGGGAGAGGCGGGGTGGGGGAAACGGGGACAGGCAGGATGTGGACGGTAATTTCTCCCTTGAAGTTTCTGTGGACAATTCCAGTCTTCCCTGGATGAACAGGAAGATGGGGTCTGTTTGGTCCATGGGCAGGTGGGGGAGGTGTCTGTGGGCTGGGAAGCCCTGGTCATGGCAGGAATTGGGGGTGTCTGGGCTGATCCAGGTGGGGATGCTGAGCTGGCTGGTTGAGCAGGGGCTGGCTTCCATTTTGGTCCACGCTCTCAGCACTTAGATTCTTCCAGGCTGTTGCGTGGATGGGGTGGGCGGGGGTATGTTTCTTCCCTGAACCAGCTCACTGTGTCTTTAGGAAGCCAGGCCCCCACTGCTCCTTCTGTCTTCACCATTTCTCCATGAGGAGGGCACCCTGCCTGCCCTCGGGATGGGCACTGCCAGGCATTACCCCAGGCCAGGTGGTCAAATGGGCTGCCCAGCCTTGAGTCGGAGTGACTGGAGCATGAcagatgtgtgtgcatgtttgacTCCCCACTGGCCCTACCACAGTCGCTGCTAGTCTGTCCCTGTCAGGAACCTCACCTGGGTCCTAGTCAGCAGTAACTGGTGCCCAGGTGGCTTTTGAGAAGCGTCCAGGAAACTGGTGGTGCTCAGTGGATCTTTCCTGAGTGGACCTCGTAGTCTTCCCatgaaagaaaaaccaaagtgTCCtgtcagccccaccccaccctttcACGCCGGGTGGGGTGAGAGCCAGAACCATGCAGACCGTCACTGACGCTGAGTCCTCAGGAGACCCTGCGAGGTAGGTGGAGTTGTCACACATTCCAGATGAGGAGGCTGACTCAAGGAGGACAGGCCTTaggtccaaggtcatacagcaagAGTGTTGGAGCTGGGATTGTTCTAGAATCAGAGCATGCTGGAGGATGGAGTAGCATTGGTACCAGCTGACTTGATTCAGACGTCCAGGGCTGAGGTCAGAGGGGCTGAGGAgaagtggggtgaggggaggatggCCTCCTTGACCCTGTCCCTGATCCTGGCAGAAGCAGCCGTCCAAGTTTGCCACCCTGCTGAGGACCCTCCAGAGAGGccggaagaggcagcagcagaaggTGAGTGCGCCTGTGGGGAGGGGCTCCAAGGTCAGAGGAGGGGTCTCTGCCCTCCCAGCTGGGGGCTCCAACTCAGAGAGGGGGCCTTCCTCCTGCAGCCCTCCTCCTGTCGCCACAGAGCCTGACACCTGCCCCTAGAAGTGACCaggaggagggcctggggagCTGCAGCAGGATGGGTCAGGAGAGTGGAGGGGCC is a window of Equus quagga isolate Etosha38 unplaced genomic scaffold, UCLA_HA_Equagga_1.0 HiC_scaffold_10047_RagTag, whole genome shotgun sequence DNA encoding:
- the LOC124231864 gene encoding ral guanine nucleotide dissociation stimulator-like isoform X2, which produces MALPSALSPTWGPWRQENSQDMWQMLHHSGIKLTLAYVQDLLPGSVLKHQATPFLIQVDLFQATELETEAPAPAPALLPAAEAEKGPPLELDGSPVLFLPSLLALEPSAAPDPERVPSAAPAQVAGPELDSTGPRGMLGFPPQTPVTDAESAPVPEASHPWRVTRKEQPDGKPSLMAFSPREVAEQLTVIDAELFKNVVPSEYLGFTWGKRNQPGHENVAPTVRATVVQFNRVANCVMTSCLGDPNMTAQGRAKVLERWIEVARECQALRNFSSLYAIVSALQSMPIYRLNKTWGKVSRKSCRKFKKLCDEDNTLSWELLIKQPSKFATLLRTLQRGRKRQQQKVSAPVGRGSKVRGGVSALPAGGSNSERGPSSCSPPPVATEPDTCP
- the LOC124231864 gene encoding ral guanine nucleotide dissociation stimulator-like isoform X1, with product MALPSALSPTWGPWRQENSQDMWQMLHHSGIKLTLAYVQDLLPGSVLKHQATPFLIQVDLFQATELETEAPAPAPALLPAAEAEKGPPLELDGSPVLFLPSLLALEPSAAPDPERVPSAAPAQVAGPELDSTGPRGMLGFPPQTPVTDAESAPVPEASHPWRVTRKEQPDGKPSLMAFSPREVAEQLTVIDAELFKNVVPSEYLGFTWGKRNQPGHENVAPTVRATVVQFNRVANCVMTSCLGDPNMTAQGRAKVLERWIEVARECQALRNFSSLYAIVSALQSMPIYRLNKTWGKVSRKSCRKFKKLCDEDNTLSWELLIKKQPSKFATLLRTLQRGRKRQQQKVSAPVGRGSKVRGGVSALPAGGSNSERGPSSCSPPPVATEPDTCP